A window of the Tunturibacter empetritectus genome harbors these coding sequences:
- a CDS encoding SH3 domain-containing protein, with amino-acid sequence MRIFSMRNAAMGVGAVLLVASVAAMGQKKGKDYDRTAIATVLHDANVYVASDADAQKISLVTPGHEVQIVERSGPWVKVFANTDINDDANEDDRNKPEFGEDANVTPASGWIRDKGILGPATAGGDVILFGSAANFEDEAERPHAPKGAAGEAHLLYKRVAEYFPDSPLAAEAAWRAADIRWQLDKVDISTLPSAKEQEAYLRPQIYEGELKKVMKTYPGSEFAARAAFDLLDNKMCGDWQGLPKCPEMETGLYVKYAQQYGDGPKAAEALYNAVYRQGVVVTMYLVQEDKKRSEEAAKRTQALAMDLKARYPKSEFAARGASIAFRVSQGIAIYGSDRD; translated from the coding sequence ATGCGGATTTTTTCTATGCGGAATGCGGCGATGGGTGTTGGGGCGGTGCTGCTGGTAGCGAGCGTCGCTGCGATGGGGCAGAAGAAGGGAAAGGACTACGACAGGACGGCCATTGCGACGGTGCTGCATGATGCGAATGTGTATGTGGCGTCGGATGCGGATGCGCAGAAGATCTCGCTGGTTACGCCGGGACATGAGGTGCAAATTGTTGAGCGGAGTGGGCCCTGGGTGAAGGTGTTTGCGAATACCGATATCAACGATGATGCGAATGAGGACGATCGCAATAAGCCTGAGTTTGGCGAGGACGCTAATGTGACTCCGGCTTCGGGGTGGATTCGGGATAAGGGAATTCTGGGGCCGGCGACGGCTGGTGGGGATGTGATTCTGTTTGGGTCGGCGGCGAACTTTGAGGATGAGGCGGAGCGGCCGCATGCGCCTAAGGGTGCGGCGGGAGAGGCTCATCTGCTTTATAAGCGCGTGGCAGAGTATTTTCCGGATTCGCCGCTGGCGGCTGAGGCGGCGTGGAGGGCGGCGGATATTCGCTGGCAACTGGATAAGGTCGATATCAGTACGCTGCCGAGTGCTAAAGAGCAGGAGGCTTATTTGCGGCCTCAGATCTACGAGGGCGAGCTAAAGAAAGTGATGAAGACGTATCCGGGGAGTGAGTTTGCGGCGCGGGCTGCGTTCGATCTGCTGGACAACAAGATGTGCGGGGACTGGCAAGGGTTGCCGAAGTGTCCGGAGATGGAGACTGGGCTGTATGTGAAATATGCGCAGCAGTATGGGGATGGGCCTAAGGCCGCGGAGGCGCTTTACAACGCGGTGTATCGGCAGGGCGTGGTGGTGACGATGTACCTGGTGCAGGAGGATAAGAAGCGGTCGGAGGAGGCGGCGAAGAGGACGCAGGCGCTGGCGATGGATTTGAAGGCACGGTATCCGAAGTCGGAGTTTGCGGCGCGGGGGGCTAGTATTGCGTTTCGAGTTTCGCAGGGGATTGCGATCTATGGGAGTGATCGGGATTAG
- a CDS encoding tetratricopeptide repeat protein codes for MMTLQTEDYSSLKRKLILRDSLTFFSLLLVTIVLFLMTFFLFRSFTSHREELAQRWSARGQAAINAGHPDQAIVALRTALSYAPGQRSYELLLAQALGDAGHTEESFNYFLGLWETQPGDGFINLSLARLAAKKNDVQAAINYYRASIYGTWEGDGTLRRREVRLELSQYLIAHQDLSIARTELLIAGGNAPEDIPLSLTLAQLLEQAQAPRDALTYYRKVLAHEPKNQLALQSAARLEYDSGHFDEAHRLMEQSIHQQEASAATHETITPSDKEMLEDSARILELAPLKKLPNNERVTRILEARTLAKKRFDACSTQLPVASGMSSPLQDLAAKWLTQDATSNRAALLNDPTQQDATMQLVFDTETQTSKICGPPTGDDALLLQLAKFPKAMEP; via the coding sequence ATGATGACCCTGCAAACAGAAGACTATTCGAGCCTCAAGCGGAAGTTGATCCTCCGCGACTCCCTGACCTTTTTCAGTCTGCTGCTCGTCACCATCGTGCTGTTCCTCATGACGTTCTTCCTCTTTCGCTCCTTCACCTCCCACCGCGAAGAGCTTGCCCAGCGCTGGTCCGCCCGAGGCCAGGCCGCCATCAACGCTGGTCACCCCGACCAGGCCATCGTCGCCCTCCGCACCGCCCTCTCCTACGCCCCCGGCCAGCGCTCCTATGAGCTTCTCCTCGCCCAGGCCCTCGGCGACGCCGGCCACACCGAGGAGTCTTTCAACTACTTCCTCGGCCTCTGGGAGACCCAACCCGGCGACGGCTTCATCAACCTAAGCCTCGCCCGCCTCGCCGCAAAGAAGAACGATGTGCAGGCCGCGATCAACTACTACCGCGCCTCCATCTACGGCACATGGGAGGGAGATGGAACTCTTCGCCGCCGCGAGGTTCGCCTCGAGCTCTCGCAGTACCTCATCGCGCATCAAGACCTCAGCATCGCCCGCACCGAACTCCTCATCGCCGGTGGCAACGCACCCGAAGACATTCCCCTCTCTCTCACCCTTGCGCAGCTTCTCGAGCAGGCCCAGGCTCCTCGCGACGCCTTGACCTACTACCGCAAAGTTCTCGCGCACGAGCCAAAAAACCAGCTCGCCCTCCAATCCGCTGCCCGCCTCGAATACGACTCCGGCCACTTCGACGAAGCCCACCGGCTCATGGAGCAGTCCATACACCAGCAGGAAGCCTCCGCAGCCACGCACGAGACAATCACGCCCAGCGACAAAGAGATGCTCGAAGACTCCGCGCGCATCCTCGAGCTCGCTCCCCTCAAAAAACTCCCGAACAACGAACGCGTAACCCGCATCCTCGAAGCTCGCACCCTGGCAAAGAAGCGCTTTGACGCCTGCAGCACACAACTCCCCGTCGCCAGTGGCATGTCTTCTCCGCTTCAGGATCTCGCCGCAAAATGGTTGACCCAAGACGCAACCAGCAACCGCGCCGCTCTCCTCAACGATCCCACCCAGCAGGACGCCACCATGCAGCTCGTCTTCGACACCGAGACCCAGACCAGCAAGATCTGCGGCCCTCCCACAGGCGACGACGCCCTCCTCCTGCAGCTCGCCAAGTTTCCCAAAGCGATGGAGCCCTAA
- a CDS encoding chloride channel protein, translating to MKDQTAMAETEPVAPSTPSTLRDDMIARIAPGREERVFLLLSIFIGVVSGLLVVSFRMAIEWLSVLLLGSSPNPHQPRLLYIPAAAGLVIAVLTRYVFPKVRGSGINQTKAALYISNGYISFRTVIGKFLLSALAIGSGHSLGPEDPSLQIGAGVASLISRRFGMSKEKLRIFAPIGAAAGLAAAFNAPISAILFVIEEVIGQWSAAVLGSIVLSAIASVVVARSFWGAQPMFRIPVIDLRDSRELLAYAALGVTGGFASLVFAKALSYLRPKLRSQPQWSQLLQPAAAGLLVGAIGYFGLVQVMGAGYQAIDQAMHAQFAWKMLLLLALFKIIATTLSFSSGTPGGMFAPTLFIGAMLGAAVGTFEKIYFPHLTGSIGSYALVGMGVLFAAFLRAPLTSVFMVLEVSGNYSIVLPVILSNTIAYLISRVLQPVPILEQFTHQDGLDLPSMEELREESNLHLEDAMQPVTVPVLQGSETIPDTLRSLTQYEDLKSIPVFLIHCSDGLWYAARREELEALTANQPEGQNASVPSHPAATLAEHLGPERTPILFPDQPLSSALPHFQRWPLLPITNRAMRGSLEGVVSLHDVLARYQKH from the coding sequence ATGAAAGATCAAACAGCAATGGCGGAGACGGAGCCAGTCGCACCGAGTACACCGAGTACTCTGCGCGACGACATGATCGCCCGCATCGCCCCCGGCCGCGAAGAGCGCGTCTTTCTTCTCCTCTCCATCTTCATCGGCGTCGTCTCCGGCCTTCTCGTCGTCTCCTTCCGCATGGCGATCGAGTGGCTCAGCGTCCTCCTCCTCGGCTCCTCGCCAAACCCGCACCAGCCGCGCCTGCTCTACATTCCCGCCGCGGCAGGCCTAGTCATCGCCGTCCTCACCCGCTACGTCTTCCCCAAGGTCCGCGGCAGCGGAATCAACCAGACCAAAGCCGCCCTCTACATCAGCAACGGCTACATCTCCTTCCGCACCGTCATCGGAAAATTTCTTCTCTCCGCACTCGCCATCGGCAGCGGCCACTCCCTCGGCCCCGAAGACCCATCCCTCCAGATCGGCGCCGGAGTAGCCTCCCTCATCAGCCGCCGCTTCGGCATGTCGAAGGAAAAACTCCGCATCTTCGCTCCCATCGGAGCCGCCGCAGGCCTCGCCGCAGCCTTCAACGCACCCATCTCCGCCATCCTCTTCGTCATTGAAGAGGTCATCGGCCAGTGGAGCGCCGCCGTCCTCGGCTCCATCGTCCTCTCCGCAATCGCCAGCGTTGTCGTCGCCCGCTCCTTCTGGGGAGCGCAGCCGATGTTCCGCATCCCGGTCATCGACCTACGCGACTCCCGCGAGCTCCTAGCCTACGCCGCACTCGGAGTCACCGGCGGTTTTGCCTCTCTCGTCTTCGCAAAAGCCCTCAGCTACCTCCGCCCAAAACTCCGTAGCCAACCCCAGTGGTCGCAACTCCTCCAACCCGCCGCCGCGGGCCTTCTCGTAGGAGCCATCGGCTACTTCGGCCTCGTCCAGGTCATGGGCGCTGGCTACCAGGCCATCGACCAGGCCATGCACGCGCAGTTCGCCTGGAAGATGCTCCTCCTCCTCGCCCTCTTCAAGATCATCGCCACCACGCTCTCCTTCTCCAGCGGCACCCCCGGTGGAATGTTCGCGCCCACCCTCTTCATCGGAGCCATGCTCGGCGCCGCCGTAGGCACCTTCGAAAAAATCTACTTCCCCCACCTCACCGGCTCCATCGGCTCCTACGCGCTGGTCGGCATGGGCGTCCTCTTCGCCGCCTTCCTCCGCGCCCCGCTCACATCCGTCTTCATGGTGCTCGAGGTCAGCGGCAACTACTCCATCGTCCTGCCCGTCATCCTCTCCAACACCATCGCCTACCTCATCTCCCGCGTCCTCCAGCCCGTCCCCATCCTCGAGCAGTTCACCCACCAGGACGGCCTCGACCTCCCCTCCATGGAAGAACTCCGCGAAGAGAGCAACCTCCACCTCGAAGACGCCATGCAGCCCGTCACCGTCCCCGTCCTGCAAGGCAGCGAAACCATCCCCGACACTCTCCGATCCCTAACCCAATACGAAGATTTAAAATCCATCCCAGTCTTCCTCATCCACTGCAGCGACGGCCTCTGGTACGCCGCCAGAAGAGAAGAGCTCGAAGCCCTAACTGCAAATCAGCCAGAAGGTCAAAACGCAAGCGTACCTTCGCACCCAGCCGCAACACTAGCCGAGCATCTAGGTCCCGAGCGCACACCGATTCTGTTTCCGGATCAGCCCCTCTCCAGTGCCCTCCCGCACTTCCAGCGCTGGCCTCTGCTCCCCATCACCAACCGAGCCATGCGAGGCTCCCTGGAAGGCGTAGTCTCCCTTCATGACGTCCTGGCCCGCTACCAAAAACACTAA
- a CDS encoding threonine ammonia-lyase produces the protein MSEFVTLEEIRAAKERIAGVAVRTPLYRVERARLRMGKFPEPEFDLYVKAESEQPIGSFKLRGAYNMVAQLRPEALRRGVITYSSGNHAQGVAYAARALGAKAVIVMPSNAPEVKKAATRALGAEIVEVGPASSERRLKAEELVAEFGYAMIPPYDAPEIIAGQATCGLEIVEQLPGVEMVISPVSGGGLLSGTATSVKLAAQAGLVSAGVQVWGAEPELAADAKESFYSKTLVEWPAAKTTRTIGDGLRTQSMGVLNFAHVMKFVDGIVTVSEEEILAAMRVMLRATTLVPEPSGAVTLAAALFHAEELPKVKKVAVILSGGNLEPALREQLEGELAAR, from the coding sequence ATGAGTGAGTTTGTGACGTTGGAGGAGATTCGGGCGGCGAAGGAGCGGATCGCCGGGGTTGCGGTGAGGACGCCGCTTTATCGAGTGGAACGGGCTCGTTTGCGGATGGGGAAGTTTCCGGAGCCTGAGTTCGATCTCTACGTCAAAGCGGAGAGTGAGCAGCCGATTGGGAGCTTCAAGCTGCGCGGAGCTTACAACATGGTGGCGCAGTTGCGACCGGAGGCGCTGCGGCGTGGGGTGATTACGTATTCGAGTGGAAACCATGCGCAGGGTGTGGCGTATGCGGCGCGGGCGCTGGGGGCGAAGGCGGTTATTGTGATGCCTTCGAATGCTCCTGAGGTGAAGAAGGCGGCTACGAGGGCGCTGGGCGCTGAGATTGTGGAGGTGGGGCCGGCTTCGTCGGAACGGAGGCTGAAGGCTGAGGAGCTTGTAGCGGAGTTTGGGTATGCGATGATTCCGCCTTATGACGCTCCGGAGATTATTGCCGGGCAGGCTACTTGTGGATTGGAGATTGTGGAACAGCTGCCGGGAGTGGAGATGGTGATCTCGCCGGTGAGCGGCGGTGGGTTGCTGAGTGGAACGGCTACGTCGGTGAAGCTGGCAGCGCAGGCTGGGCTGGTGAGTGCCGGGGTGCAGGTGTGGGGCGCGGAGCCGGAGCTGGCGGCAGATGCGAAGGAGAGCTTTTACTCGAAGACGCTGGTGGAGTGGCCTGCGGCGAAGACTACGCGGACGATTGGGGATGGGCTGCGGACGCAGAGCATGGGCGTGTTGAACTTTGCGCATGTTATGAAGTTTGTGGATGGGATTGTTACGGTGTCGGAGGAGGAGATACTGGCGGCGATGCGAGTGATGTTGCGCGCAACGACGCTGGTGCCGGAGCCTAGTGGGGCGGTGACGCTGGCGGCGGCGCTGTTTCATGCGGAGGAGCTGCCTAAGGTGAAAAAGGTAGCGGTGATTTTGAGTGGGGGAAATCTGGAGCCGGCGCTGCGAGAGCAGTTGGAGGGGGAGTTGGCTGCGCGGTAG
- a CDS encoding patatin-like phospholipase family protein, whose protein sequence is MRSFGPAVFLLEVAFSRRAVAAVSIAMVWAAGAACAQKPVIAPPTRQRIGLVLEGGGALGFAHVGVIEWMEDHHIPVDEVAGTSMGGLIGGLYASGNSPQDIEEFVGGINWSSVLSGQVPFPALSYRRKEDKVAFPNRLEFGLKHGLSLPNGLNSGSAVGLLLDREMLPYYDLKNFDDLPIPFRCVATDITTGREHVFKDGSLARAMRSTMSIPGVFAPVVYGDQIYSDGGAVNNLPVDVARGMGADIVIAVYLDTGPVDKMSLNSLVGVAGRNVAIMVSANELLSMKNANILLKADVSKFSSSEFEKSAEIIPQGVKVAEEHSAELMKYALNDADWQAYVAQRDARRRTQIPNPQFVSVRGVKGAQRAEIANEFTKYVGKPVDSKKIEETIADLQGTGTYSSIGYNLVDEKDKTGLLVRPQIKDYGPPFLDVGLTLASNDSNDIQLGLGGRVTFFGLTGPASEVRVDASVGQVAGITGELYQPLVAAKRYFAAPRAYYTHTITSFYSGSQELSQYTEERNGFGLDLGYRFSSKAELRVGEDYQWYGETLRVGQPIEQIFHLTPFVSNVRFQYLGQDNVQVPTKGSELLTKFTHSTQSPFEQGGYSQWDTRVAHFLPTGQKGIIFGTMEGGTSFGAKNLGLAGFSLGGALRLSAYDRGELLGSDYFLGQVGYLYRLTKLNPVIGDSIYAAGFYEIGKVWNAAAGTPTLPNDISGAVVVKTIFGPFYGGGSIGDSDHRKWFFGLGRVF, encoded by the coding sequence ATGCGCAGTTTCGGGCCGGCGGTTTTTTTGCTGGAAGTCGCTTTTTCTCGACGTGCTGTTGCGGCGGTGTCGATCGCGATGGTGTGGGCAGCGGGGGCGGCTTGCGCCCAGAAGCCGGTGATTGCGCCTCCGACCCGGCAGAGGATTGGGTTGGTGCTGGAGGGTGGCGGGGCGCTGGGGTTTGCGCATGTCGGCGTGATTGAGTGGATGGAAGATCACCACATTCCGGTCGATGAGGTTGCCGGGACGAGCATGGGCGGCCTGATCGGCGGGCTGTATGCGTCTGGGAACAGCCCGCAGGATATCGAGGAGTTTGTCGGTGGGATTAATTGGTCGTCGGTGTTGAGCGGGCAGGTGCCGTTTCCTGCGTTGAGTTATCGCCGGAAGGAAGACAAGGTGGCGTTTCCGAATCGGCTGGAGTTTGGGTTGAAGCATGGGCTGAGTCTGCCGAATGGGTTGAACTCGGGGTCGGCGGTGGGGTTGCTGCTGGATAGGGAGATGCTTCCTTACTACGATTTGAAGAACTTCGACGATCTGCCGATTCCCTTCCGATGCGTGGCGACCGATATAACGACGGGAAGGGAGCATGTGTTCAAGGACGGATCGCTGGCCCGGGCGATGCGATCGACGATGTCGATTCCGGGTGTCTTTGCGCCGGTGGTGTATGGGGATCAGATCTACTCGGATGGCGGTGCGGTGAATAATCTGCCGGTAGATGTGGCGCGGGGGATGGGCGCGGATATTGTGATTGCGGTGTACCTGGATACGGGGCCGGTGGATAAGATGAGCTTGAACTCGCTGGTGGGCGTGGCGGGGAGGAATGTTGCGATCATGGTCTCGGCGAATGAACTGCTGAGCATGAAGAACGCCAATATTCTGCTCAAAGCAGATGTGAGCAAGTTCAGCTCGAGCGAGTTTGAAAAGAGCGCGGAGATTATTCCGCAGGGTGTGAAGGTGGCAGAGGAGCACTCGGCTGAGCTGATGAAGTATGCCTTGAACGATGCGGACTGGCAGGCGTATGTAGCGCAGCGAGATGCGCGGCGAAGGACACAGATTCCAAATCCACAGTTTGTGAGTGTGCGCGGGGTGAAGGGCGCGCAGCGTGCAGAGATTGCGAATGAGTTTACGAAGTATGTCGGTAAGCCGGTGGATTCGAAGAAGATTGAGGAGACGATTGCGGATCTACAGGGCACGGGAACTTACTCGAGCATCGGCTATAACCTGGTCGATGAGAAGGACAAGACCGGGTTGCTGGTGCGACCGCAGATCAAAGACTATGGGCCGCCGTTTTTGGATGTTGGACTGACGCTTGCTTCGAATGATTCGAACGATATTCAACTGGGACTGGGCGGACGGGTGACGTTCTTTGGGCTGACGGGGCCGGCGTCTGAGGTAAGGGTCGATGCCTCGGTGGGGCAGGTAGCTGGGATTACTGGGGAGTTGTATCAGCCGCTGGTTGCGGCGAAGCGGTACTTTGCTGCGCCGCGAGCTTACTACACTCATACGATTACGTCGTTCTATTCGGGAAGTCAGGAGCTCTCGCAGTACACGGAGGAGCGTAATGGATTTGGGTTGGATCTGGGGTATCGGTTCAGCTCAAAGGCGGAGTTGAGAGTGGGCGAGGACTACCAGTGGTATGGCGAGACGCTGCGCGTGGGACAGCCGATTGAACAGATCTTTCACCTGACGCCTTTTGTGAGCAATGTGCGGTTTCAGTACCTGGGACAGGACAATGTACAGGTGCCGACGAAGGGTTCGGAGCTGCTGACGAAGTTTACGCATTCGACGCAGAGCCCGTTTGAGCAGGGAGGGTATTCGCAGTGGGATACGCGCGTGGCGCACTTTCTTCCGACGGGGCAGAAGGGGATTATCTTCGGCACGATGGAGGGAGGAACGAGCTTTGGAGCGAAGAACCTTGGGCTGGCGGGATTTTCGCTGGGAGGCGCGCTGCGATTGAGTGCTTACGATCGTGGAGAGCTGCTGGGAAGTGATTATTTTCTGGGGCAGGTGGGTTATCTTTACCGGCTGACGAAGCTGAATCCTGTGATCGGGGATTCAATCTATGCGGCTGGATTTTATGAGATTGGGAAGGTTTGGAATGCGGCTGCGGGGACGCCGACGTTGCCGAACGATATCTCGGGTGCGGTGGTGGTGAAGACTATCTTTGGGCCGTTTTATGGTGGGGGAAGTATCGGGGATAGCGACCACCGGAAATGGTTCTTTGGGTTGGGGCGGGTGTTTTAG
- a CDS encoding ribonuclease J — protein sequence MAQDKLKMIPLGGLGEFGMNCMAIRWQDDIIVIDAGLMFPEEELLGVDIVVPDISYLTENREKVRAILLTHGHEDHIGGLPWILSELNVPVYGTEFTLAYVEGKLEEHRLLDDADLNEMIPGHRITLGPFSIMPIRVTHSLVDCVALAIHTPVGVVLHTGDFKIDLSPPDNKPFDLHAFAELGKQGVLALLQDSTNVDRNGYTPSERAVRPKLDEIFSQTKKKLFFSCFSSSIHRIRLAMELAHEHGRKVAVIGRSLDNSTEIAQDLGYLDLPQGLVINPGQIRDFPANKLLIMISGTQGEPMSALSRAAVNNHKFAHIDAGDTVLLSSRVIPGNEKSIYRMIDHLERRDAKVIHDDGQSGLIHVSGHGSQEELRLMINLVRPKFFIPIHGDYRHLKRHAELAGSMGVVEKTILMEDGDVLELDKGSATKTGKVTVGRVCIDSGGTSTDVVEDIVIRDRKHLSEDGIVLPIIAINKQTGLLENPPEIVIRGMAIATEEGLITEARQVVQRTLEGSSAEEKADYGVIKEKIRNDLKRYIQKSTSRRPLIMPVILEI from the coding sequence ATGGCACAAGATAAATTGAAGATGATTCCGCTGGGTGGCCTTGGTGAGTTCGGTATGAACTGCATGGCGATCCGCTGGCAGGATGACATTATTGTCATCGACGCCGGTCTGATGTTTCCTGAAGAAGAGTTGCTGGGTGTGGACATTGTTGTCCCTGATATCAGCTATTTGACTGAAAACCGCGAGAAGGTTCGCGCGATCCTTTTGACGCATGGGCATGAAGACCACATTGGCGGACTGCCGTGGATTCTGTCTGAGTTGAACGTTCCGGTATATGGGACGGAGTTTACGCTGGCGTATGTTGAGGGCAAGCTGGAAGAGCACCGGCTGCTGGATGACGCGGATTTGAACGAGATGATTCCCGGGCATCGGATTACGCTGGGGCCGTTTTCGATCATGCCGATCCGGGTGACGCACTCGCTGGTGGACTGCGTGGCACTGGCGATTCATACGCCGGTGGGCGTGGTGCTGCATACGGGCGACTTCAAGATTGATCTTTCGCCACCGGATAACAAGCCGTTCGATCTGCATGCGTTTGCCGAGCTGGGCAAGCAGGGCGTGCTGGCGCTGTTGCAGGACTCGACCAACGTGGACCGCAATGGGTATACGCCGAGTGAGCGGGCTGTGCGGCCGAAGCTGGATGAGATTTTTTCGCAGACGAAGAAGAAGCTTTTCTTCAGCTGCTTTTCGTCTTCGATTCATCGGATTCGGCTGGCGATGGAGCTGGCGCATGAGCATGGGCGCAAGGTTGCGGTGATAGGGCGGTCGCTGGATAACTCGACTGAGATTGCGCAGGATCTTGGGTATCTCGATCTGCCGCAGGGTCTGGTGATCAATCCAGGGCAGATTCGTGATTTTCCTGCGAATAAATTGCTGATCATGATCAGCGGCACGCAGGGTGAGCCGATGAGTGCGTTGAGCCGGGCGGCGGTAAATAATCACAAGTTCGCGCATATCGATGCGGGTGATACGGTGCTGCTGAGTTCGCGGGTGATTCCGGGGAATGAGAAGTCTATCTACCGGATGATCGATCACCTGGAGCGGCGCGATGCGAAGGTGATTCATGACGATGGGCAGTCGGGTCTGATCCACGTGAGCGGACATGGGAGCCAGGAGGAGCTGAGGTTGATGATTAATCTCGTTCGTCCGAAATTCTTCATTCCGATCCATGGAGACTATCGCCATCTGAAGCGTCATGCGGAGCTGGCAGGGTCGATGGGCGTGGTGGAGAAGACGATTCTGATGGAGGACGGCGACGTTCTGGAGCTGGATAAGGGCTCGGCTACGAAGACCGGGAAGGTTACGGTTGGGCGAGTTTGCATCGATTCGGGTGGAACCTCGACCGACGTGGTGGAAGACATCGTCATTCGCGACCGGAAACATTTGAGCGAGGATGGGATTGTGCTGCCGATTATCGCGATCAACAAGCAGACGGGATTGCTCGAGAATCCGCCTGAGATTGTGATTCGCGGTATGGCGATCGCGACCGAAGAGGGTTTGATCACTGAAGCGCGACAGGTGGTGCAGCGGACTCTTGAGGGATCTTCCGCGGAAGAGAAGGCCGACTACGGCGTGATCAAGGAGAAGATTCGCAACGATCTGAAGCGGTATATCCAGAAGAGCACGAGTCGGCGGCCTTTGATCATGCCGGTGATTCTGGAGATTTGA
- the rpiA gene encoding ribose 5-phosphate isomerase A, translated as MSSPESNATDAAKRLAAVWAAAQIEDGMAVGLGSGSTSALVIEEVGRRVAEGLRIKAIATSEASQKLALELKIPMSDFAHLTHLDLTIDGADEVQEGTLYLIKGHGGALLREKIVAMASGRLLIAVDPRKLVKTLGSVFTLPVEVVPFGFETTVKRLRDLGFESELRMTDDGKPYVTDGQHYIVHCKLPQVGFDAVAGGEELKGTVGVVEHGLFLGMTSKVVIGRPEGIEVL; from the coding sequence ATGAGTTCTCCTGAGAGCAATGCAACCGATGCAGCCAAGCGCCTGGCTGCGGTGTGGGCGGCAGCGCAGATTGAAGATGGGATGGCGGTGGGCCTGGGGTCGGGGTCTACTTCGGCGCTGGTGATTGAAGAGGTGGGGCGAAGGGTGGCGGAGGGGTTGCGGATCAAGGCGATCGCGACGTCTGAGGCCTCGCAGAAGCTGGCGCTGGAGTTGAAGATTCCGATGAGCGACTTTGCGCATCTGACGCACCTGGATCTGACGATCGATGGCGCGGATGAGGTGCAGGAGGGAACGCTTTATCTGATCAAGGGGCATGGCGGGGCACTGCTGCGGGAGAAGATTGTGGCGATGGCGAGTGGGAGGCTGCTGATTGCGGTGGACCCACGGAAGCTGGTGAAGACGTTGGGGTCGGTGTTTACGCTGCCGGTGGAGGTTGTGCCGTTTGGCTTTGAGACGACGGTGAAGCGGCTGCGGGATCTGGGGTTTGAGTCGGAGCTGCGGATGACGGATGACGGCAAGCCTTATGTGACCGATGGGCAGCACTATATTGTGCATTGCAAGCTGCCGCAGGTTGGGTTTGATGCGGTTGCGGGGGGGGAGGAGTTGAAAGGGACAGTGGGGGTGGTGGAGCATGGGCTGTTTCTGGGGATGACGAGTAAGGTTGTGATTGGCAGGCCTGAGGGGATCGAGGTTTTGTAG
- a CDS encoding dihydrofolate reductase family protein yields the protein MSKVRVAGFGISLDGFSAGIEQRLDDPLGKRGPELFQWFFHTKTFCAMHGKEGGSIDVDDAFARQAMENFGAFILGRNMFGPVRGPWQDDSWKGWWGPNPPYHAPTFVLTHYEREPLVMEGGTTFYFVSGGIEEALRLAKKAASDKDVKIGGGVSTVRQYLQAGLIDSLHFALAPVALGQGEALLAGLDLPAMGFSVAEHKATEHATHVVLEKLRI from the coding sequence ATGTCAAAGGTTCGTGTCGCGGGATTTGGTATTTCGTTGGACGGTTTTAGCGCAGGGATAGAACAGAGACTGGACGACCCGCTGGGCAAGCGCGGTCCAGAGCTCTTTCAGTGGTTCTTTCATACCAAAACATTCTGTGCCATGCACGGTAAAGAGGGCGGATCTATCGATGTGGACGACGCGTTCGCACGGCAGGCGATGGAAAACTTCGGCGCCTTCATCCTTGGCCGCAACATGTTTGGTCCGGTCCGTGGCCCGTGGCAGGACGACTCGTGGAAGGGATGGTGGGGTCCCAATCCGCCATACCATGCTCCGACCTTCGTTCTGACGCACTACGAGCGTGAGCCGCTCGTGATGGAAGGCGGGACGACCTTCTACTTTGTCAGCGGCGGAATCGAAGAGGCGCTGAGGCTCGCGAAAAAAGCAGCGAGTGATAAGGACGTCAAGATTGGAGGCGGTGTTTCCACCGTGCGGCAGTATCTGCAGGCTGGGTTGATCGATTCCCTCCACTTTGCACTTGCACCTGTTGCCCTCGGTCAAGGTGAGGCATTGCTTGCCGGTCTTGACCTGCCCGCGATGGGGTTCTCTGTGGCAGAGCATAAGGCTACGGAGCACGCGACACACGTTGTGCTGGAAAAGCTGCGAATTTGA
- a CDS encoding YciI family protein translates to MKYICFGYYDKSKFDGMPESERNAMFDKCFDYDDHLRASGHWAGGEALQGTETALTLYWKNGKVATTDGPYAETKEQLGGILILEARDMNQAAQLMAQHPAMTYGNIFEIRPAGDMNEIIKASEQRRRKDTAR, encoded by the coding sequence ATGAAATACATCTGTTTTGGCTACTACGACAAAAGCAAATTCGATGGGATGCCGGAGAGCGAGCGAAACGCCATGTTCGACAAATGCTTTGACTATGACGACCATCTTCGCGCCAGCGGGCACTGGGCCGGTGGAGAAGCGCTCCAGGGTACGGAGACCGCCCTGACCCTATATTGGAAGAACGGCAAAGTAGCAACGACCGACGGCCCCTATGCCGAAACCAAAGAACAACTCGGCGGCATTCTCATCCTTGAGGCGCGGGATATGAATCAAGCTGCACAGCTCATGGCGCAGCATCCGGCGATGACGTATGGCAACATCTTCGAGATTCGGCCAGCCGGAGACATGAACGAAATCATCAAGGCAAGTGAGCAGCGACGGCGAAAGGACACCGCGCGATGA